The Magnetococcales bacterium DNA segment CCGCCCCCATTCGATCTGCTCCTGATCGACGCCTACAATGCCCAGGGGATGGCGGAAGCGCTCTTTGCAGCGACCTTTTTCCAAAACTGTCACACCCTCCTGGAACCCCAGGGGGTGATGGCCGTCAATCTGACCCGCAGCAAGCCTGAAACCTTCTCCCAGGCCACGGCGGCCATCGAAGCCACCTTTGCCGGTTGCACCCGCCAGTTGCGTCCCGCCGGTTCCAACAATGTCATTCTTTTTGCGTCCCCCGGGCCAGAGCCTCTGGGGCTGCGACGCATGCCACGCTTTCTGGCGTCGCGCAGGAATCAGCGGGAACTCACCCTTGCAGAGCTGCTGGATCCTGCCCGGCAGCGGACGCTTTCCTGGTGGAAATATATCCTGGAATTCTAACGATCGAGACAAACGGTACAACACTCTTTACAAAAAATGCTTGGATATGAAAGCCTTTGTCAGGGCTTCGCCCCGAACCCCACCAGACAAGAAAAGCTTGGATATGAAAGCCTTTGTCAGGGCTTCGCCCCGAACCCCACCAGGAGGAAGGGCGCAGCCGTTCCTCCTGGACCTCCATCCCAGTTTTTCAATCGTTTTTACGGACCCCTATCGGGAGGATCCCTGATGACCCCGGTCAACAAAATTTTGCTTGCCCTCCTTGCGATTCTTCTGTTGGGTTTCGGCGGATCGCTTCTTTTGCAACAGGAGTCCGCTTCCCCCGGGACCATTTTTTCCCGGTGGGTGGGAGCATCCCAGGTAACGCCGGCATGGGAACAAAAGTTGGCTGATGTACAATCCCGTCAAGAGTCGTTGCAACAACAGACGTTGCAGATGCAACAACAGATTCCCTCCCAACTCATCCAACGTCTGACTGCGGCGGAGGAGTCGCTCTCCCTTCTGAAAAAGTCGTCAGGAGGTCTTCTGCGCCTGGAAGGGGGCAGCGTGCAAACCTCCATCCAAAACATGGAGTGGCGGCTGGCCGACATCATTTCAGGCCGCCGGGAGTTTCGCAGCGAAGTGACCTTCAGCACCCCATTTACAGTACCGCCGCGTGTCGTCTTGGGTATTACGCGCCTGGAAGTGGCCGAGGGACAGCCCCGTTTCGGGGTCACCGCCCAGCAGGTGGAGGTGGGCAAGTTTGTCCTGGTCTTTGAAACCCGGGCCGAAACCCGCATCCGTGAGGCGCAAGTGGATTGGTTGGCGTTTGGTCCGTGATCTTGCAGAGGCTGTGAACTTGAGGGCAGTGAAATGTGACCCATCACAGGGAATGTGGAATCGGTGGGATCGGTACCATCAGGAACCGTAACTATTCACCACCCTTTCCAAAGAAAGCTTGGACATGAAAGCCTTTGTCAGGGCTTCGCCCCGAACCTCGCCAGGGCGCTGCCCTGGACCCGCCAGGGAGCCAGCCCCCTGGCCCCCGATTCGTGGCCGGGTGGTGAAAAGTTACCAGAAACCCTGCATACTGCGGATTGGCCTCTTCCCTGTGGCATGGAAGCGTGGATCGATGCAGACAATCGAGGAACAAATCACCGAGCTTGTTGACCTGACCCGGGACCGTATCGGCGCCGAGGCTGGCGCCCAGGTGGCTGCGGCGGCGGAAATGGCCTGCGCGTTCCACGCCGGGCAGATGCGCAAGCTGGATGGAACACCCTACGTGACCCACGTCATCAGCGTTGCACATAGCTGTTTGACCTGGGGGCTGATCGATGTCAACGCGATTTGTGCGGCCCTGCTGCACGACGCCATCGAGGACGCGCCAGCAAGCCTGGATGCGGAGAACCGCATCGAGCGATACAGTTCAGATGTTGCAGCCATGGTGCGCTCGCTCTCGAAGATCCGCAATCTCCAGACCGGGGCCGGTGATATGGTCGCCACCTATCGCCGCATCCTGGCTGCCGCTTCCAAGGATTTGCGGGTGTTGGTGGTCAAGACCTTTGATTGGCTGCACAACTCGGAATCCCTGCATGTCCACGGACCGGCCAAGAGCAAAATCAAGGCCAGCATGGGATTGATCTATGTGGGCGTGGCCCGGCGCCTCGGCATGATATCCCTGGCCGACACTTTGATCGAACGCCTGTTGCCCCACCTGATGCCCATTCAGACGCTAAGGGCCAGAAAAACCTTGATCTCTCTGCAAAAGCGGGGTGCGGAGAGCATGGAACGGCTTACCCACCAGCTGCATGCCGTCGTTGGTGAGGGTTTGGCGTTGGACTATATCCTGGAGCCCAAAAAGATTGGCGATTATTTCCTGCTGGCGGAAAAGCCCGGTACCGGGCAGTTGTCCCGTGTGGGTTGGCCAGTCTACCGCCTGAAGCTGCTCGTGCCCGACGACGATACCGCCTGGCGGGTTTTGGGGCGGGTTCACAGTTTTTTCGGGCCCCTGCCGCGCCATATTCGGGACTACCTCAATGCCCCGCGTGTCAACGGTTTCCGCGCCTTGACCACGCGGGTGATTTGGGAAGGTCACCCCCTCAAAGTGCATATCGTCAACCCCCGGGATGAGGAAGCCAACCGGATGGGCATCCTGGCCAACTGGGGCAAGAGTGGTCCGGATATCAGCCGTTATATGAGCCTCTTGGCCACGTTGGGTGACAGCGATTTGCGCATGTCCGAGGTGCATGCCCATGTGCTGCCCGACCTCCTGGATGTCTACACCCCGAAAGGGGATCGCCTGACCTTTCCCGTGGGGTCGGTGGTGGTCGATTTTGCGTATCTGGTTCATACCGAGCTGGGCCAGCATTGCGTCGGCGCTCGGGTCAACGGGATCCAGTGTCCGCCGGAACAACCCCTGGCCGATGGTGACGTGGTCCAGATTTTGACCGCCAAAGGGGGGCGTCCCCAGCGGGCCTGGATCGATGTGGTGAAAACCGCACGGGCGCGCACCATGATCAAACAGGCCATGAAAGAGCAAAAAATTCCGGTCAAAGGGGTCGAACGGAAGCTGGATGGACAATTCCTTCTGACCTCCCTGGGCGCACCGGATTTGCGTTGGTCCGCATGCTGTTTCCCCGTGCCGGGTGATGCGGTGGTGGGACGCATCTCCGCCGATGGACAATGGATCGTGCATCGCGCCGATTGCCCCAAGGCCCAGGGTCCACTTTGGGAGAAAGGGGGGTGGAATCTGAGTCCGGTTTCCGAGACCCTCAATGTCACCTTCACGCTGGACCATCAGACCGGCGCTTTGTTGCCGGTCCTCGAACTCATGGCGAAGTACGGCATCAATGGCCACTCCATCCAAAGCAAAGGTCGGTCGGGCTCGGTCTATACCATCGCCATCGAAATGGGGGGCAAGGATCCCTTTACCCTCGGGAGCGTTCTCAACGCCCTGATGTGCGTTCCCTCGGTCAAAGAGATCAAGAGTTACCACTGGAAAGGGTGAGGGACCATGCCGAGGGTGGCGCACATCCCTGGCCAACTCCTTACCGGGGAGCCAGCTCCCTGGATCCCGATGCGTGGCCGGGTGGTGAATAGTTACCGGGGCGCTTAGAATTCGATGCCCCGTGTGGCTTTGATGCCGGCCTTGAAGGCATGTTTGACCTCCCGCATTTCGGTGACCGTATCGGCCACCTCGATCAACTCCGGAGCCGCGTTGCGTCCGGTCAGGATCAAATGCAGGTGGGGGGGCTTTTCCTGCCGAATGAACGTAGCCACCTCGGACCCGGTCAACCATCCCATGCCCACGGCAAAATTGATTTCGTCCCACACCACCATGTCAAAGGCGTGACTCCGGACCTGTTCCTGACAAAATGCCCAGATGCGCTGCGTGGTAGCCTTGTCTTGCGAAGGATCGTTGGTGTTCCAGGTAAAGCCATCCCCCATGGCATGCCAGGAGATCTCCTTGAAGAGGGATGCAGCGCGCTCCTCGCCGGTCTTCCACTTGCCCTTGACGAACTGGATGACACACACCCGCATGCCCCAACCCGCAGCCCGCAGCACCATGCCGAAGGCGCTGGAGGACTTTCCCTTGCCGTCTCCCGTCAAGACCACCACCAGGCCACGTTTTTCCGCTTGATCTGTCGTCATCGTCGTTCCTGCCAATCCATCGTACCTTGTGACAAACAGTTATGTTCGCAAGAGGTTGCTTACCGCTCCTTGAAGGCCTCCTGGACCGCCGTGCTCATGGGGTGCAGAAGGGTAGCCAGAACGGACCGGGCGCCGAGGGTGATATCCACCTGCGCCAACATGCCGGGGAGGATGCGATGCACGCCCGGGATGTCACCGACAAAATTTTTCTCCAAAGTGATCACACCCTTGAAATAGGGTTGACTTCCCTCCTGACTCAGGGTGCTGGGAGAGATGTTGACCAGGTGGCCATCGAGAGTGCCAAAACGGGAAAACTCATAGCTGCTCAACTTGACCAGGACCGCCTGGTCTTTGGTGATCCTTCCGACATCCTGGGGTGGAATGCGCACCTCGATTTGCAGGTGATCGTTGACCGGAACGATTTCAGCCAGCGTGCCGCCCGGGGGAACCACAACACCCGGCGTCTGCACCCGGAGCTCCTGGACCAGACCCCGAACCGGAGAGCGCACATCCAGGCGCACCACCTGATCGGAAATGCGTGTCAGGGAGTCCCGAATCTGGGAAAGTTCGTTCATGCTGACGGCCAGTTCGTTGCTGGCCTGCTGGCGGGTGTCGGTGGTCAACTTGCTGCGGCGTTGTTCGGTCTCGGTCAGGGCGCCTTGAATATTGGCCATCTGTTTTTGCAGGCGTTCCACCTCTCCCTGGGCGGCCAGATGGGCGCGTTTGGTCTCCAGATAGATCACCTTGGAAATGGCCTGCCTGTCAACCAGATCCTGGCGAATTTTCAGCATGTCGGCGGTGACGGTATCCTGTTGCCGGGCAATGCCGAGTGCATCCTTGACCTGTTTCAGGTCCAGGCGACGTTGGGCGATCTGTGCGTCCAGAACGGCCAGGTTGCTTTTCAGGCTTTGTGTCTGGCGTTGATGGTTCTCCTTCTGGGCGGCGACAATCGTGGCAAAACGTGGCAGAAGTTCGGCAAAATCAGGTTCCTTGCCCGCTGCGAAGGCCCGCAGGCGGATGGCGCTGGCTTGCAGGGAGGCAATTTTGAGCTCCATCTGCTCCTGCTCCGGCAGGCTTTGATTTCGATCCAGCCGGAACATGATATCACCCTGCTCCACAAGCTGACTCTCGCTGACAAGGATTTCCGCCACGATGCCACCTTCCAGATGTTGCACCACCTGCACGGAACCGCTGGGCAACACCTGTCCCTGAACGTGAGAAACCTCTTCAAGCCTGGCCAGCGTGGACCAGAGCAGCACGGGAAGAAAGACCAGCAGAATGATTTTCCAGGTGTTGCGAATCAACAAGTCGCCGCCTGCATCCCGCAGGTCGCCCATGGCTTCGATGGGGCGAATATGCAAGGGATCGGGTGTGGTGGCAAAAAGCTTCATGGCAGGGGGGATCCTTGAGCAATCGCGGCGATCAGACGGAAGCCGCCGTCTGTCGAGCAGTGATCGGGACGGCCCCGGCCACGATAGCCGGAGCGCAGATAGGCCGGGGCAAAACTCCAGGCGCCGCCACGGCGCACCTTGTAGGGGGTACGCTCCGGGCAGATGGGATTTTTTTGGCGCGCCGCAGGGGTGTTGTACATGTTTTCATCGTGGCAGTCGGCACACCACTCCCAGACGTTGCCGTGCATGTCATGCAGACCGAAGGCATTGGCCGGGAAAATACCCACCGCCGTTGTGCCGCGACGATTCTCTCCCTTTTTACCATCGGCGTAAACCCCGTTGCCGTCATAGTTGCAATAATCGGTGTGCAGGGTTGTCCCAAAGTGAAAGGGCGTTTCCGTGCCGGCCCGGCAGGCGTATTCCCATTGGGCCTCGGTAGGCAGGTTATAGGTGATGTCGGAGTTCAGTCCCAACCACGCGGCAAACGCCCGGGCATCGAACCAGCTGAGGCAGACAGCCGGATGGGTATCCTCCTGCCCGAATCCAGGTTGCAACCAGCTGAGATGCTTGTGTTCGCCCCAACCGCCTTTCCCCATGCCGGTGGCGAATCCAACCTTCTGGGCATCGGACAGATAAAGACAGGCTTCGGCAAACTGCGCCCATTGACCCCGGGTGACCGGGGTGCGACCGATCCAGAATCCATCCAGTTCCACCAAATGCCGGGGTTGCTCCTGGGCGAACCAGTCGGCATATTTTTCGTCGCCGAACATTTTCACGAGTGTGTTGTGCTCGCCCTTGTTTTGTCCCATTTTGCAGGAGCCTGGCGGAACCCATACAAACTCCAGGCCGGTGACAGGCTCGCGCCAGATCGTTCCGGGAACCGGCAACTCATCGGAGGGGGGGAGAGTGGCCTTGACCAGGGAGATGTTGGCGGCATGGAGCAAGGTCTCGGAGGCATCTCTCTCCTGCCGCAACGCAACCACAAGCGCGGCAAAACTGGTGAATCGCTCACGAGGATTTTTCCGCAGGCAACGTTCCACGATGGCCACACAGCCAGGCAGGGCTTGCCGAACACCCGGTGACCAATTCACCCCGGAGTGGTGCTGAAAGGCTTTGTAGAAGGAGCCGGTAAAGGGCACCTCGTGATAGGGCCGATGTCCTTCCAGAATCAAAAAGCCGATCAGACCAAAGCTGTAGATCACGGCGGCTTCATCCATCTGGGATGACTTTTTATCCACGATTTCGGGGGCCAGATAGGCACTGGTGGTGTCCACCCGGGGATAGTCCGCCGCACCGTCGCGACACACACCGCCCAAATCGATGAAACCAAGAGAAAGCGGTCCATGTGCGCAGAGATGAAGCAGGATATTGTCCGGCTTCAGGTCGGTGATCAAAAGGCCCGTCTCCTTGTGCAGGCGGTGCAGGGCCTCGGCCAGGTTGCAGAGCAAGGCCCTCTGCCGGACAGGGGTGTAACGCCCCTCCTTCCGGAGATTCCGTATGCACTCTCGCAACGACCATGGCCAAAAATCCATGTAGATCAGCCCGTAGAGAGCGACGCGGGCGTTCGGATCGTTCTCCTGGTATTTAAAAAAGTCCCGGACCCTTACCAGGGAGGGGTGGTGCAACCGCTCCCAGTTGGTCGTGGTTTGCACCCAATCCAGGCTGGAGAACTCCTGGTTCGAGACCGGTTCGCCCGATGACATTTTGGAGCGCAGGGCCAGAGGGACGATCTTGACCGCCACCCTTTTCCAATCATCCTCGGCAAGGAACACATGCCCGTAGGTGCCGCTTCCCAGGGAGCGGACGACGCGATAACCGGGGGTGAAATGCCCGATCAATCGCGCCGCATCCGCCAGGGAGAGTTCATCGACGACGCTCTTTTGAGCCGTTTTGGTCTTCTTCGCCTTGTCCATGCCGGGTTAAGACTTGCGCCACTCCTGCCAGTAGGGATTTTGTATCCAACCCACAGCCAAGCCTGTCTGCCCGGAAAGGGTTTTGACCACTTTCAAGACATGATCATACGAGGCGAAAGGCCCGACCAGCAAGCGGACAATCTTTTTATCATCGGGTGTACGCACCATATCCATCCAGGTGGGAATGTTCTCCTTGGCCAGATTTTCCGCCAGTTCGCGGCACTCCTGCTCGTTTCGATAGGCGCCCATGTGGACCAGATAAGGGCCACTCTTCAGTTGTGGCCAGTGAGAGGGATAATTCCCGCTGGCCGGGTTGGCCATGGGCAACGGAGCGGCAATGGCTGTATTCTTTTCCGCGCTCGTCGCGGCATCGTCGGTACGTGTCAGGGGTGGCAGGTGCTGACGCAGCACCCTGGCGACCGCCCGGTGCAAGGGCTCGGGTATATCTTTCTCCGCCAGAATTGCGGAGGTGTACACCTCCAACAAGGCATCGAGTTCCTGCGTGGCGTCCGGTTTGCTGTTGGTGGGGCTGACCGACTGCTGGCCGGAGGGGCTGCCGGCGCCCTTGGCCGCATCTTTGGTCGGACCGGTTGGGACATCGGCAACCCCCTGGAGAGAGGTTCCTGGCTCCTTGGCCGGTTCCGGCGCATATTTTTTCAGGTTGGCGGTCAACTGTCCGATGGACTCCAGGAGCAAATCCTCCGTCAGGTCGGGTTCTTTTCCGGTCTTCCCGTTCCGGGCAGGTTTTTGCGCCGCATGGGCGTTTGGCCCGACCGCTTCCAACTTGGCATCCTGCGCAACCTCGGCGGGTTTTTGTGCCGCATGGGCGTTTGGCCCGACCGCTTCCGACTTGGCATCCTGTGCAACCTCGGCGGGTTTTTGTGCCGCATGGGCGTTTGGCCCGATCGCTTCCGACCTGGTATCCTGCGCAATTTCAGCGGGCCGTATCGCGTGCAGTTGGGAAGTTCCAACATCCGTATGAAGCTCCATGGATGCCAGATGCTGGGGCTTGTTGCCACGGGTATCGATGACTCCTCCCGACTCCAGAAGGGCGACGAATGTTGTGGGAGAGTCTGGACGCAAGGGGACACCCAACGCCTGCCAGAGCCGGATGCGCGCCAACTGCTCCTGATACCGGTTGCGGACCAGGTTGGTGTTCAGGGTCAACACTTCGTATTGGACATCCAGCAACTCCAGCAGGGTGCGCGTTCCCGCTTGAAACTCCTCCTCCATGCCGGTCAGGGCTTTTTCGTTCGATTGCAAAGCCTTGGTCAGCCAAATGATCGAAACCTGCTGGTTTTTGATATCCATCCTGGCCTGATTGACATCCCGCATGGCCTGGTTGCGGATGGCTTGCAGTTGGGCCATCAGGTTCTCTTTACGACCTTTGGCCTCACGAACGCGCGCACTGGTCTCCCCGCCACTGAACAGGGGTACATTGAGACTGACCAAAAGGGTCTGCGCCTCGACGGTGTCTTTGATCGATATACCCGAACTTCCGCCAAGTTCCGAATCCCAGGTGCGGCTGGCCCGGTAGTTCAGATCCACGGTCGGATAGTGGGAGGAGCGCTCAATTTTGACCGCATATCGGGCGGCATCCAGACGTGCTTCGGCGGCCTGAAGATCCGGCCTGTTCCCGATCCACTTTTGCAATTGATCCTGCAACTTTTCCGGTTCCCGCCAATCCGCAGGTTCCCGCCAGGAGAGCTCCGGCAGGGTCATGTCCGGGGATGGATTGGCTCCGACCACCTCCCGGAAGGCGATGGCTGCCTTCTCCAGGGTATTGAGGGATTGGACATAACTGGCTTCGGCCTGTTCGGCACGGGATGAAGAGGTCTCCACATCCGTAGCTGTGGACTCGCCGGCTTTTTGACGCATGCGGTTTACGTCCCGGTGACGTTTTGTGACCTTGCGATATTTTTCGCCGAGATCAAGAACTTCCCTTGCCTCAAGCCAGTTGGCGGCGACAGTGGCCACGCTCAGGGCCACCTGCTGCCGGGCATCTTCCAGGTCGGCTAGAGCAGCCCGCACCACGGCGTCGCTCTGTTCATGCCCCAGGGCGTCATGGCGATTATAAAGGGGTTGGCGCAGAGACAACTCCACGACCGAGGACAAATTTTTACTGCTTACCCCCTGTTTGATGTAGCGGGTCTCGTCATGCAAGTTCTTTCCGGCTCGCAGGTTGGCCAGAGGCAGGAGTTTGGCCAGTGTTTTGGGGTTCTCCTCCAAGGTGGCACGCAGAATGGCCTCTGCCTTGTGGATCTGTGGGTTGTTGGCCTGGGCATTGTCCACAGCTGTCCAGAAGGAGCGAATGTCAGCCCCACCAGGCTGATAAACCATCAGAATAGCAAGGGAAAGACACCCCCCGATCAGGGTGGAACGTTTCAGGAACAGATATGGAGGATGAGGCATGGGAACCCCGCGCCAGTAGAAGGGGACAAATCTCGACAAGGGTAGAGCAATACATGGGCCAAACCCCGAGGATTGCAGCGGCGGTCGACTTTAGCGTCATGTCGGCTCGGTCGGGACGAGACCCTGCCTTGTCCCACACGGAAGGTGGTGACACGCTCCTGAATTGTGGTACAATGAAGGGATTTTTGTGACTATGGTTTCAGTACCCCTGCAAGAAAAGCTTTGAGCAGAATTTTTTTGGTAAACCAAGCCTCCCACAGTCG contains these protein-coding regions:
- a CDS encoding H-type lectin domain-containing protein; translation: MTPVNKILLALLAILLLGFGGSLLLQQESASPGTIFSRWVGASQVTPAWEQKLADVQSRQESLQQQTLQMQQQIPSQLIQRLTAAEESLSLLKKSSGGLLRLEGGSVQTSIQNMEWRLADIISGRREFRSEVTFSTPFTVPPRVVLGITRLEVAEGQPRFGVTAQQVEVGKFVLVFETRAETRIREAQVDWLAFGP
- a CDS encoding TolC family protein translates to MPHPPYLFLKRSTLIGGCLSLAILMVYQPGGADIRSFWTAVDNAQANNPQIHKAEAILRATLEENPKTLAKLLPLANLRAGKNLHDETRYIKQGVSSKNLSSVVELSLRQPLYNRHDALGHEQSDAVVRAALADLEDARQQVALSVATVAANWLEAREVLDLGEKYRKVTKRHRDVNRMRQKAGESTATDVETSSSRAEQAEASYVQSLNTLEKAAIAFREVVGANPSPDMTLPELSWREPADWREPEKLQDQLQKWIGNRPDLQAAEARLDAARYAVKIERSSHYPTVDLNYRASRTWDSELGGSSGISIKDTVEAQTLLVSLNVPLFSGGETSARVREAKGRKENLMAQLQAIRNQAMRDVNQARMDIKNQQVSIIWLTKALQSNEKALTGMEEEFQAGTRTLLELLDVQYEVLTLNTNLVRNRYQEQLARIRLWQALGVPLRPDSPTTFVALLESGGVIDTRGNKPQHLASMELHTDVGTSQLHAIRPAEIAQDTRSEAIGPNAHAAQKPAEVAQDAKSEAVGPNAHAAQKPAEVAQDAKLEAVGPNAHAAQKPARNGKTGKEPDLTEDLLLESIGQLTANLKKYAPEPAKEPGTSLQGVADVPTGPTKDAAKGAGSPSGQQSVSPTNSKPDATQELDALLEVYTSAILAEKDIPEPLHRAVARVLRQHLPPLTRTDDAATSAEKNTAIAAPLPMANPASGNYPSHWPQLKSGPYLVHMGAYRNEQECRELAENLAKENIPTWMDMVRTPDDKKIVRLLVGPFASYDHVLKVVKTLSGQTGLAVGWIQNPYWQEWRKS
- the cobO gene encoding cob(I)yrinic acid a,c-diamide adenosyltransferase, producing MTTDQAEKRGLVVVLTGDGKGKSSSAFGMVLRAAGWGMRVCVIQFVKGKWKTGEERAASLFKEISWHAMGDGFTWNTNDPSQDKATTQRIWAFCQEQVRSHAFDMVVWDEINFAVGMGWLTGSEVATFIRQEKPPHLHLILTGRNAAPELIEVADTVTEMREVKHAFKAGIKATRGIEF
- a CDS encoding bifunctional (p)ppGpp synthetase/guanosine-3',5'-bis(diphosphate) 3'-pyrophosphohydrolase, which translates into the protein MQTIEEQITELVDLTRDRIGAEAGAQVAAAAEMACAFHAGQMRKLDGTPYVTHVISVAHSCLTWGLIDVNAICAALLHDAIEDAPASLDAENRIERYSSDVAAMVRSLSKIRNLQTGAGDMVATYRRILAAASKDLRVLVVKTFDWLHNSESLHVHGPAKSKIKASMGLIYVGVARRLGMISLADTLIERLLPHLMPIQTLRARKTLISLQKRGAESMERLTHQLHAVVGEGLALDYILEPKKIGDYFLLAEKPGTGQLSRVGWPVYRLKLLVPDDDTAWRVLGRVHSFFGPLPRHIRDYLNAPRVNGFRALTTRVIWEGHPLKVHIVNPRDEEANRMGILANWGKSGPDISRYMSLLATLGDSDLRMSEVHAHVLPDLLDVYTPKGDRLTFPVGSVVVDFAYLVHTELGQHCVGARVNGIQCPPEQPLADGDVVQILTAKGGRPQRAWIDVVKTARARTMIKQAMKEQKIPVKGVERKLDGQFLLTSLGAPDLRWSACCFPVPGDAVVGRISADGQWIVHRADCPKAQGPLWEKGGWNLSPVSETLNVTFTLDHQTGALLPVLELMAKYGINGHSIQSKGRSGSVYTIAIEMGGKDPFTLGSVLNALMCVPSVKEIKSYHWKG
- a CDS encoding SUMF1/EgtB/PvdO family nonheme iron enzyme, which produces MDKAKKTKTAQKSVVDELSLADAARLIGHFTPGYRVVRSLGSGTYGHVFLAEDDWKRVAVKIVPLALRSKMSSGEPVSNQEFSSLDWVQTTTNWERLHHPSLVRVRDFFKYQENDPNARVALYGLIYMDFWPWSLRECIRNLRKEGRYTPVRQRALLCNLAEALHRLHKETGLLITDLKPDNILLHLCAHGPLSLGFIDLGGVCRDGAADYPRVDTTSAYLAPEIVDKKSSQMDEAAVIYSFGLIGFLILEGHRPYHEVPFTGSFYKAFQHHSGVNWSPGVRQALPGCVAIVERCLRKNPRERFTSFAALVVALRQERDASETLLHAANISLVKATLPPSDELPVPGTIWREPVTGLEFVWVPPGSCKMGQNKGEHNTLVKMFGDEKYADWFAQEQPRHLVELDGFWIGRTPVTRGQWAQFAEACLYLSDAQKVGFATGMGKGGWGEHKHLSWLQPGFGQEDTHPAVCLSWFDARAFAAWLGLNSDITYNLPTEAQWEYACRAGTETPFHFGTTLHTDYCNYDGNGVYADGKKGENRRGTTAVGIFPANAFGLHDMHGNVWEWCADCHDENMYNTPAARQKNPICPERTPYKVRRGGAWSFAPAYLRSGYRGRGRPDHCSTDGGFRLIAAIAQGSPLP
- a CDS encoding HlyD family type I secretion periplasmic adaptor subunit, whose protein sequence is MKLFATTPDPLHIRPIEAMGDLRDAGGDLLIRNTWKIILLVFLPVLLWSTLARLEEVSHVQGQVLPSGSVQVVQHLEGGIVAEILVSESQLVEQGDIMFRLDRNQSLPEQEQMELKIASLQASAIRLRAFAAGKEPDFAELLPRFATIVAAQKENHQRQTQSLKSNLAVLDAQIAQRRLDLKQVKDALGIARQQDTVTADMLKIRQDLVDRQAISKVIYLETKRAHLAAQGEVERLQKQMANIQGALTETEQRRSKLTTDTRQQASNELAVSMNELSQIRDSLTRISDQVVRLDVRSPVRGLVQELRVQTPGVVVPPGGTLAEIVPVNDHLQIEVRIPPQDVGRITKDQAVLVKLSSYEFSRFGTLDGHLVNISPSTLSQEGSQPYFKGVITLEKNFVGDIPGVHRILPGMLAQVDITLGARSVLATLLHPMSTAVQEAFKER